The following are encoded together in the Brassica napus cultivar Da-Ae chromosome A9, Da-Ae, whole genome shotgun sequence genome:
- the LOC106366050 gene encoding high mobility group B protein 7, whose amino-acid sequence MAGGGGGGSSKSNAAKQRKRVEAETKDESTAKNNSNTLLRAKDGSAFARCEGCNKNVAVALISMHSCSLDAKIRVNLEAQVVEMQAEAKKKPVERKKSTSDEPKAKRVRKASGEKNKKGSSTTSNKPKRPLTAFFIFMNDFRKTFKEENPSSNVKDVAKQGGEKWKSLTEEEKKVYLDKAAELKAEYNKSLESNDADEEEEDEEKQSDDDAEEKKADDANEAEENEVVNKEPEGKEEAEDEILDDY is encoded by the exons ATggccggtggtggtggtggtggatcgTCGAAATCAAACGCAGCGAAGCAGAGGAAgagagtggaagctgaaacGAAAGATGAATCCACCGCGAAAAACAACAGCAATACCTTGCTACGCGCTAAAGACGGCAGCGCCTTCGCTCGATG TGAAGGATGTAACAAGAACGTAGCTGTTGCGCTTATAAGTATGCACAGTTGCAGCCTCGACGCTAAAATTCGAGTCAATCTCG AAGCTCAAGTTGTTGAGATGCAAGCTGAGGCTAAGAAGAAGCCTGTAGAGAG GAAGAAGTCAACATCTGATGAACCTAAGGCAAAGAGAGTTAGGAAGGCCAGTGGTGAGAAGAATAAGAAGGGATCATCTACTACCTCTAACAAGCCCAAGCGTCCTCTTACTGCCTTCTTCATTTTCAT GAATGAtttccgcaaaactttcaaagaAGAGAATCCTTCTTCTAACGTTAAGGAT GTTGCAAAGCAGGGTGGTGAGAAGTGGAAGTCTTTGACTGAGGAA GAAAAGAAAGTTTATTTGGATAAGGCTGCTGAACTTAAGGCAGAGTATAACAAGTCACTGGAGAGCAACGATGCTGATGAGGAA GAAGAGGATGAGGAGAAGCAATCAGATGATGATGCTGAAGAGAAAAAAGCTGATGATGCTAACGAGGCTGAGGAGAATGAAGTTGTAAACAAAGAACCTGAAGgtaaagaagaagcagaagatgAGATTTTGGATGACTACTAG